The DNA sequence AACCAATCATATCATTttcacaaatttatttttttctagtaCCTCAATTCCCCAACAAAGCTCtcatttttaactaaaattttagcATATATAATGTTTTTTTAGCTGTTACTATTTATATAGAGTCTTTTACTATTAaagtttatttcttttcttcctttaaaAACCAAGTGAGAAACTCTGAAAGAGGTAGTGAGTTATCTCCATCATCAGAGAGTGCCATAATCATCATCACTATGAGGAAAGGACTTCTGGGCCCCAGTCTCAAGCTCTCTGTCCCTGCTTCATCTGATCAAGCTTCTTTTTCCAAGTTCCTgtgagtctctctctctctctctctctctctctctctctctctctctctgcatatgtaattgaatgtGATTGTTATGTGTTTGTGTTTTTGACTAACTGGGATTTGTTGTATTATGGGATGTGAAAATTGCAGGACTGAAAGTGGAACCTTTAAAGATGGGGATCTGCTTGTCAACAGGGATGGAGTTAGAATTGTTTCTCAGAGTGAAGTGGAGCCTGTAACTTATTTCTCTATCTcaaatcttttcccttttttattttttatttctatatgTTCTTATCTTTGCACCTgatgtgtttgtgtttgtgtggTTTTTTTTCCTTGAATATAATATCCAATTGGATTGGTTAGTTGTTTGTCCAACTATTCTGCTGCATTTCATATATTGGATCTATGAATTGCCTTCTGTGATGTGAAGGGATTCCTAAATTTTCTATTAAGTTCCTTGTTTCTAGGCTTCCAAACCCAAATGGAGCATATTTCTTAGCTTTTGCTACTGTTTTGAACTGAAGCAGATATTGTTAcataatttaatttctgttataatTTCTCCTCTTGATTTATGCATTTTGCTCAGCTGAAGTCACTCAATTCACGAGCACGAAATAAACTTGTTCTTGACCTTCATTTCAATTCCATTTAAACTTTTTGAGTGTCTCAGTTCAAACTTGTTCATGTTAAACTCCACACATGTAGTTATAATGAAATCCAACTCCCAGAATTATGCTTTTTAATATAATGAGGGCATGGTTTAAAGATTGGATTCCTGCACTTTTGTTTTGTCTTTTCATATTTTTGGCACAAATGCACAATACATATGCTGGCTGATTTCTCCCACTCTATGTTAATATATGGCCATAATATGTCATATTATCAGCCACCTCCAAACCCGATCATGCCGATAGACAACCAGCTAAGTTTGGCAGATATAGACACAATCAAAGTGGTTGGAAAAGGAACTGGAGGGGTTGTGCAGTTGGTGCAACATAAATGGACTAATCAGTTTTTTGCATTAAAGGTATACTCGATGCATACTgctactttttttccttttatcttATTGGTTTATCTTTTTGTATTGGCAATGTCTAGTGCATAACATATCATCTTTCCATCTCCAACATGTTGATTTCGCTGAACACTGGCATTCAAAACTTGCTATTTTCATTCAATTTCCATGCCACTTTAGGGGGCATGCTATGTTAAATTTCAGAAAATGTTCTTTTCTTTAGAGTATGATGATTTAATTTCATCATGGGTAACTCAATTACATTCAAGTAGTTGGTTAAAGCAATGATTGGGATTTGATATTCTGGGACATGAAATAGGGCAAGTGATGGGGTAACATATCTCATGTAATGGTTTCCCTATTtgctttttagtattttttaaatttcagtcGTTTCTCTGCATGCTTGTAAGTTAGCAATCTAGTTTAGTAGCTTGAAATGCTGCTGCttctatataataatttttacaaAGTAATTGAACTGATGAACTAACTTCTTCCTTAATGCTGTTATCCACTATGGTCTATTATCACTTATGCATGATTTCTTCTCAATACAGGAAATTCAAATGAATATCGAGGAGTCTATGCGAAAGCAGATAGCACAAGAGCTGAAAATTAATCAATCAGCACAATGTCCTTATGTTGTTGTCTGCTACCAGTCATTCTATGCCAATGGTGTTATATCAATCATCTTAGAGTACATGGATGGAGGGTCCTTAGCGGATCTTCTGAAGAAAGTCAAAACAATTCCAGAGGCTAATCTTGCAGCCATCTGTAAACAGGTGAGGAAGTCAGAAACTATACTTCAGTTTTTCCCCCAAAATTCTTTTCTCTGAATCCCGAATCTGATTGCgtccatttcttttattttttatgtaggtGCTAAAGGGATTAATGTATCTTCACCATGAAAAACATATCATCCACAGAGACTTGAAACCTTCTAATTTGTTGATAAATCATAGAGGTGAAGTAAAGATTACTGATTTTGGTGTGAGTGCAATTATGGAAAGTACATCTGGTCAAGCAAATACTTTCATCGGCACATTCAACTATATGTCTGTAAGTATTATATGCAATATATTTGTCATTTTTCTCTGATCACCAAGTTGTAAACTGTTGCATGGAATTTAACATCCGCTCTACCAATTTTACAGCCGGAGAGGATCAACGGTAGCCAGCGTGGCTATAACTACAAAAGTGATATATGGAGCTTGGGATTAATATTGCTCGAGTGTGCTATGGGGAGGTTTCCATACACACCACCAGATCAAAGTGAGAGATGGGATAGTATTTTCGAACTAATTGAAACCATTGTAGATAAACCTCCTCCTACTGCTCCATCAGAACACTTTTCTGCAGAATTTTGCTCATTTATATCAGCATGGTATGTGATACTTTTGACTAAGTAACAtgccaaaagagaataaaataagacattaaataACACTAGTTTTTTCTTAGAAGTCATCATGAAATTAGCTTGGATGCTTGAGGAGCCTATAATTTTGTAGAATGTCTATAAATGAATAACAATAGTAAGAGttttttcttaaatttcttgtcattgtGTGATTCTTATGAGACTTCTAATCTTCCTTTTCGATCTCCTCTTCGTTTAGCTTACAGAAAGACCCGAAGGATAGACTAACAGCTCAGGAACTTATGGTAGGAATAAATCTTGATTCTTAGCTTTTACCATGCACACAATCATCTTCCTGACACAATATATCTGATTGAAACTCCAGGGACATCCTTTTGTCAGCATGTACGATGACTTGCATATAGATCTTGGAGCATACTTCTCCAACGCAGGGTCTCCACTCGCAACCTTATAAAATTTGGTATGCACTAATCCTGGACTTAATTATAAGCAGAAGAGATATTTTTTTCCTTCTATATTGTTGAATTGGTAAATATATACATGGTTATGTTTTCGAGCCCTTATCTTCAATTAGAAGGATCTTTTTTTATGAAAGCATGTCCTAGTTTGCCCAGGAGGCTGAAACATTATTTTTTACGGCAATATAATTCTTTTTCAGACACAGTTTCATGGACTACAAATGATGGGATTTTAGAAACTGATATTTCATTAtatattaatgtatttatttattttgtagggTTGCTTGGCATATGGGCAGTGGTAGCAGATGATTCAAATTAAGAGGCAGTTCCTGAGTCATGTCTAAAAATTCTGTATTTTATTATTGAGTGATTGAATTTCAAGAGTTTGTTGAGAAGCTCTTTATGTAAGGGCCAAGAAATTGCAACAGTTGGCTGTTCATGAGGAATTTTAATTCTGAAATTCAAGTTTTAGGGATCATTTGCAACAAAATGTTTGACCTCCTAATGATTTTGCAACAAATCATATCACTAGGATTTACCAAAACTGTTGAAATTATATGGCGCTCAAACTTTTAATACACATAAGTTCTCTCGGGCTGTGCTAATGGAAATAAGAATTAAAGATATGAATTCACAATGCTTTTAGCTATTCTTTAGTCTTTTAAAACCTGCACTTCTGGCTGAAGGTTCATTCAAGCTATGTTTGTGACTTTTGTATTTGGTTAAACCTTATCAAATTGTTCGGAAATGCTTATAATCAAACAAAAGTGTGGTTGCTGCATAAGTTTAGAACTACGTTCTGATCATTTGAACATCTATGAAGAAAAGTTAGTAATTAAacttctcaaattttttattcttggaaagctctgatAGTCATAAAGATAACTTATCCAAGGTGAAGGTATCATTGTACAATGCAAATTTAGCATACATAACTTACTTAGCCCTGTGAAAAACTGGCGGGCCAAATGTGTTAATACTTAAtactgccaaaaaaaaaaaaaactgaaaatcaATAGGATAGTAGTTGAAGAAATTACATATGTAAAACTTAATGCTAGATAACATGTATTTTGCTTAtgcttttctcttaatttttctttgagccTTCAAGTCTATCACAATTACAGATATGTTATCTTTGCTTCCCCTTTGGAGGGCAAGTCTAGAGAGATACTCTGCAGCAGAGTGAGCTGCAGGGTCAACTCCTTCTTCAACTTGTTCGGTCATTGACGCATTCTCACCATACTTCTTGTGCCAAAGAAGGATCCTCTTCCGTGCAACTTCACAGGCTTCTTCATTTGTCACCACATCCCATAAACCATCACTAGCTAGAATAAGGCACTCGTCATGTTTCTCCCGTTGCACAAACTTCACTTCCGGTTCTGGAATAATACATGGTTTCAAGTACCTATCACCTATTGGACAAGAACTAAGATGATTAGACTAATTGCAAGGAACTAAATGCtatattttgtagcaaaaaaagaAATACTTTTTCATAGTGTCCTATAAAAAGGCTGTACCATTTTATTCATTTTACTAGAAACCATAACCCTTAACAAGAAAAAGTTTACAGTAACTAGCATCACTTCAAATCCAACTACATTGACATAAATATGCTGCAGAGATGCCAAAGGCAGATACATACCTATGGATCTTGACATTGCCAAAACGCCAAGAACTCGGTACCCTTGCCAATGTATGACCCTTCCTCCTGCAGCTTCTATCCTTGCCCACTCATCCTCCCTGTTTGGCTGCAAACATGAAGTAAAGTCTCCTCTATCAGATGGCTCCAATTTTTAACTCACGAAAAACATTGTGAAAATAGAAAGAAGTGCCTTACTTTGTGGTCAGCAGACAATGGAATGGCTTCTTTTCCACGATACAAGACGGCTCTTGAATCCCCACAATTTGCGACTATTATGTGTGATTGACTCAATATGGCAACCACTGCAGTGGAGCCAGCAGTCTCAGGAGCAATTGGTTCAATCGTAGACTCTGCTCCACCACTGTTATTTCTGCCATTACCAGCTCGAATTCCTCCAACTTCATCATCTACTTTCTGAAAGCAACTTACAAATGCTTTCTTCCAATGGTCCTGTAAAAAATCTCCTAGTTCTGTTTCTGCCAAACTTGATTGTGCAGCTTCTATCTCCTCAATCAAAGCCGAATGCAGGCGTTCCCGGCAGTAATTGGCAACCTACCAaccaaaaagaacaaaaaaataaaatccagtTAGTGTCAGACTTCAATAAAagttgtataattttattttgatagtgATTTTTAACTAATACCTGAAAGCCTCCATGTCCATCATAGACACCGAAAAAGTGGGCTAATGAGCATATTGTGTTATCGTTCACATGGCTATCTGTTAGCATCTTTGAAGGAACTTGAAGAAGTTTAGGCTTAACAGCTATAGCATCTTCCATCTCTGGTCTTTTTCCACAGATTGATGAAAAACCACAGAGAACACGACTACTCACTTCCGAAGCATTCGGGTTGCTTGTTCTGTTAGACTGATCAAGAGGTGCAGCACAAAACTTTGGATCAGACCCATCCAATCCCCTTGGATCCTCACTCTCAAGATCCATTGCAACAGAAACTGTGTTCTCCTCTGGCTGCAGTGCTGGATGTGTCTTGTTTAATCCATACTCAGCATAGATTTTATCATCAACCCCTATGATAACTGGCGAATCTATCTCAGAATAAATGGCCTTCAAGGATGCAGCTTCCTCCCCAGAGGGGCTGCATTTGTCATTGGAGCTTGAACTATGTAGACAATGAAAATCCACAGCCAGCATGAATTCATCTTCCTTCCTTGGTGGGTTATGGCTTTCTCTCAAGACCCAATTACTGTCACATTCAATAACCATTTCTGAGACAACGGCAGCTCCAACTTCATTCTCCTTCATCTCTGCAGATACCGTAATTTGATGTTTGAGACTAACATCAGAATGATTATCACTTCCAACAGAATATGGTTGGCAACCTTCAACTGAAGGATTTAATATTAAAGCTGCAGCAGTATTTGCCATAAGCTTTATACCAGTTATCTCCACGTGGGTTGCCACTGCTGACTCCTTCTGAATCAAGTTCCCAATTGTAAATGGCACTGCAACACTAGAAGATATTTCCTCCATTTGTTTACTTTGCCTTGTAGCAATAGCCTTATCCTCTATAGTATCCAATAAGCTATGCAAGGCCTTTAACCACTTTTTCCCTTGCTTTTCCCTTAATCCTCTTTTCTATGGCTCAATCAGCATCAAAGGCACCAATAAGGCTCCTACGACAAGTAATCAACAAGTTTAGAGACAACCTTCCCTAGAGGCACTAAAATTAAATACAGTGTAACAAGACTCATTCAAAAGGCTACATTTATTGAAGCAGAAAAGCTGATGCAAGAATAACACACTAGATCCTTTTGTGAAATTCACCTGATTTTGGCCTTGATCCTATAATGTAAGAGGGCACAAGTGGTGCTCCAAAACCTTATATTCCTAACTCCACACCAGCCCTCTGATCCCTGGAAGGATACACAGgcaatttattatttattgaacCAGAATCATCATATAATTGACAAAAGTCAGTAAATGTTTTGTCTCTCTCTCTCAAACAAAAACAGGAACAAAGGAAATGGGGTCACtggaaacaaaaataagaaataaaatacgAAACAAATAGCAGAAATATGAGAAGAGAGAGGTTCCCTAGATCTGAGATATCCAACATCAGCCATTGAACATAACTCCCCATGGTATCGACAATTATGTTCCTTTCATGTGTCAACTACAACAAGACCACCTCAACCCCTCAAAAGCATATTGATTGCAAATATTGGTCATGTCAACAACTCCAATCCCACTAGGTCCCTTCGTTATATCTATCATGAACTATTCCTAGATTTCATTCCTTAGTGCTCTTAGATTTATCTCTAAGGAATAAAAACAAACAGTTAAAGGGCATAACATATTAGTAATCTGAATTGTTTTGCTTACCTTCTCAAAATGAAAGGTAGTGCATGTAAAGCCAAGGAAGGGAATGAAGGAGGAGGAAACAGAACAGAAAGCCTCAAGTATATgcagttattgttattattgttgttgttattggttATTTAGTAATTAAGTtaggaaaatgaaatgaaagcaCAAAGTATTTATTTCCTTCACGAGTTTTTTATTCTttctgataagaaaaagaaaggagtttcagctttggaaaataaataaatttagaaacATAAATAATTTAATACGCAACACGTGTCTTATTTTTCCTTATGttggaaattttcaaaattctttagAACGAAAAAGTAAAAGCAAAAAAGTAAAATGTATTATGTAATTAGGCATGACattattttattctctttctgCTATGGTAGGATTATGCAAGAAATTGACACCTAGCCCTATCTTTTGTGTTTTGgttgatgagtttggttacatCATTATTTAAAGAAAGCATTTCTTTAAACTACCAATACAAGATTAAGACGTGGAAGTCATTCTAATCTTTAAATTCAACCTCTTCTCTCTTTCATCCATTATGGAGGGACCATAGTATCTTTTATTATTACAAGCATAGTCATCATtagctaatttattaattaatcaaaGATCAAATGTTGAACAATCGACAACATCGCTTTACTTAAATACATTGCTAAtcaataattatttctaatttttcattaaaatatattacttctaaaaacctttttttattttaaaaaatttttattatatcaattatattatatatatatattaaaatttaaaactaacaactaaaatcaactaacagtataaaatatatattaaaatataaatatatataaaaaataaattaaattatatatatatatacaaaaatatattaataaataattttaataactgattttatcGTATGTTATTGTATTATTAAATAGAATAATAGAAAATTTCGgaaaacaaggaaaggaaaagcAGAAAGGCCAGTACGAGGAGGCCACGTGCATGGGCGAGAGAATCGAGAAGCTCAGCACCAAGGGAGATGTacgaaattattatataataaaaaacaataaaataaatatataggtGCAGATGGGGTGCGTGCAAAtggaaaaaatggaagaaaaaggtTTGCTGTATATAGAAAAGAGAGAATGAGGTAATGTTGTAAGAGAGAGATGCATGAACTGACAGAGACAACAAAAAACTGTGAATTATAAAACCAAACGTAACAAAGTGAAGTGAAGCAGTGACAGTTGACGCGTACAACATTGGCATTTGCCACTCCCATGCTTCCAAGAAGATATATCCTACAGATTCTAAGTCTTTAACCTCTTTCTCTTCAATGTAAGGTTGTTGGAGAAATAATTCATTCTCCTAATAATAAgtctttaattataattattatgaaCATCTCCTaagttattaaataaaaaaataatgtttaaaagtttgttgttaaaaataaaaaatataaatattagaattgttttttttcatatacagatgatgatgatgtcatCATTCCTTAATGCTGTTAGCATTATTTATGCATATAGGTTTGTGCCGAAAGGCAGTGACAGATGAAGAGAGGTTCAACAGCCTTCAGTTTGTCTCCACgtgttctctctctctccatcttGGGAGCTGACCAACCGACCATATCATATTCACTCCTCCAATCATTCATCCCTTTCTCTCTCTTATGTCTTCTCTTTCTGCATGTTACTATGTTTAATGCCATTAAATTGAAATAAAGATTTTGctaattgaaacaaaaaaaaaaaagaatattattggATAGTTAACAAGGAAGAACATGATCCCTATGTCTGTTAGAAGAAACACCAGAAAGATTCTTCAAGGGTTTCTTGGATAAATGTCAAAGGTTCTGACAGATTCTCATCAAGTCCCAATATATAGAGCAAAAACCTGACTCCAGCAGCAGCATCAAGTCAAATATATCATGAGGAACTCAAGTGTAAGGAGAAAGACAATCATGTGAGTGAAGTTATACATGGACAACATACCATCCAAGTTAACTTGAACATTTATGTTCCAACCGAATTTTTCTACAAGATCACAGCAAGATTGTTTAACTAAAATCATATCAGAACTTAGAAAATGATATGAAATTGGGAATTCCATGAAGGATTCAGCTTGCAGCTCaattacttaaataaaaaaattgtccaAGCACTAATCCTGCCAAGAATATCTGAGTTTACTTACCAACAAGATGCCTGATTAATCTTCAACATCTTGAGTCAACAAGGATATCTGAACTCTCAATGCTTTGTAATGAtcttttatgattattaaaaGATCAGGCAAAATGTGTAAACCAGGTTTACTTTCAAAACCTTTAATTGAAAAACATAGAAACAGAGCGCTTTATTCTTGCAGATAATAAATCCAACACCCTGATGATGAAAGTTAACCAGAATCTGCTAATCTGATGAAGCATAAATGCCACCGCTTTTCTGCACAAAAGTTAAAAATCTGGACTGCACCTGGATACATAAACAACTCAACTTCATATCTGCAGAGCTCAAAGTACCAACAAAAATCCTATGCTCAGAATAAAATGGAAAATGATAAAGGGAAGAAGGGGGGAAGGGCTTGAAAAGGCCAACAGAAGATTTCAACCTGATGTTACTGCAGAAAATGAAAAGCTGATTTTATTAGAAATATTAAATGTATGTACAAGGGGCCTTGTCTCTGATTTGTAAGAGCTACAACCAGGGTACTGTGGCTAACATATAATCTACTAGAAATACTAAATTGTACCTAGAACAAAAAGATCTTTACAGTGGAAGTCACGAATTTCG is a window from the Arachis hypogaea cultivar Tifrunner chromosome 1, arahy.Tifrunner.gnm2.J5K5, whole genome shotgun sequence genome containing:
- the LOC112696854 gene encoding protein phosphatase 2C 50 isoform X2, translated to MEEISSSVAVPFTIGNLIQKESAVATHVEITEMKENEVGAAVVSEMVIECDSNWVLRESHNPPRKEDEFMLAVDFHCLHSSSSNDKCSPSGEEAASLKAIYSEIDSPVIIGVDDKIYAEYGLNKTHPALQPEENTVSVAMDLESEDPRGLDGSDPKFCAAPLDQSNRTSNPNASEVSSRVLCGFSSICGKRPEMEDAIAVKPKLLQVPSKMLTDSHVNDNTICSLAHFFGVYDGHGGFQVANYCRERLHSALIEEIEAAQSSLAETELGDFLQDHWKKAFVSCFQKVDDEVGGIRAGNGRNNSGGAESTIEPIAPETAGSTAVVAILSQSHIIVANCGDSRAVLYRGKEAIPLSADHKPNREDEWARIEAAGGRVIHWQGYRVLGVLAMSRSIGDRYLKPCIIPEPEVKFVQREKHDECLILASDGLWDVVTNEEACEVARKRILLWHKKYGENASMTEQVEEGVDPAAHSAAEYLSRLALQRGSKDNISVIVIDLKAQRKIKRKA
- the LOC112696854 gene encoding protein phosphatase 2C 50 isoform X1, with the protein product MEEISSSVAVPFTIGNLIQKESAVATHVEITGIKLMANTAAALILNPSVEGCQPYSVGSDNHSDVSLKHQITVSAEMKENEVGAAVVSEMVIECDSNWVLRESHNPPRKEDEFMLAVDFHCLHSSSSNDKCSPSGEEAASLKAIYSEIDSPVIIGVDDKIYAEYGLNKTHPALQPEENTVSVAMDLESEDPRGLDGSDPKFCAAPLDQSNRTSNPNASEVSSRVLCGFSSICGKRPEMEDAIAVKPKLLQVPSKMLTDSHVNDNTICSLAHFFGVYDGHGGFQVANYCRERLHSALIEEIEAAQSSLAETELGDFLQDHWKKAFVSCFQKVDDEVGGIRAGNGRNNSGGAESTIEPIAPETAGSTAVVAILSQSHIIVANCGDSRAVLYRGKEAIPLSADHKPNREDEWARIEAAGGRVIHWQGYRVLGVLAMSRSIGDRYLKPCIIPEPEVKFVQREKHDECLILASDGLWDVVTNEEACEVARKRILLWHKKYGENASMTEQVEEGVDPAAHSAAEYLSRLALQRGSKDNISVIVIDLKAQRKIKRKA
- the LOC112696868 gene encoding mitogen-activated protein kinase kinase SIPKK, which translates into the protein MRKGLLGPSLKLSVPASSDQASFSKFLTESGTFKDGDLLVNRDGVRIVSQSEVEPPPPNPIMPIDNQLSLADIDTIKVVGKGTGGVVQLVQHKWTNQFFALKEIQMNIEESMRKQIAQELKINQSAQCPYVVVCYQSFYANGVISIILEYMDGGSLADLLKKVKTIPEANLAAICKQVLKGLMYLHHEKHIIHRDLKPSNLLINHRGEVKITDFGVSAIMESTSGQANTFIGTFNYMSPERINGSQRGYNYKSDIWSLGLILLECAMGRFPYTPPDQSERWDSIFELIETIVDKPPPTAPSEHFSAEFCSFISACLQKDPKDRLTAQELMGHPFVSMYDDLHIDLGAYFSNAGSPLATL